A window of Candidatus Dormiibacterota bacterium genomic DNA:
GCGATTCTGTAACCTCTAGCGATCGTTTGTGCTACGTGTGCCCGTAGAACACCCAGTACGCCAGGGTGCTTGCGTTCGCGTGCGCGATGGGGGCCGTGGGGACGAAGGCTAACGCCAGCAATGCGAGCCCCATGATCGCTACCAGCGCGAGCGGTGCGATGGCGTAGCGATTCACGAATGCGCTCGCGTGCAGACGTCGCGCGAGAGCTCGACGAGGGTGCCGTTTTGGCGCTTTTGAGTCATCGATCCAAACATGTGCGCCTTCTCCTCCGTTTACGCTCGTACAACGAGCGCCCCGTTCGAGCGTGTGACATCGGCCGTTCCACCTGCGACCAGCTCCCCCTTGAGCAGTGCGGTTGAGAGCGGGGTCGAGACGTGCCTCGAAACGATGCGCTGCACGAAGCGCGCGCCG
This region includes:
- a CDS encoding ATP-dependent Clp protease ATP-binding subunit ClpC, translated to AIVTIHVDALAARLGARDVKLRLTDDAKAFLAQEAMAAGSGARFVQRIVSRHVSTPLSTALLKGELVAGGTADVTRSNGALVVRA